The Dermochelys coriacea isolate rDerCor1 chromosome 13, rDerCor1.pri.v4, whole genome shotgun sequence genome includes the window GCTGCCCCCCCGTGTCAATCCCCGGTGCTAACTGCCCCCCGTGTcaatccctggtgccaactgccccccATCAATCCCCAGTGTCAGCTGCCCCCCCGTCAATCCCCGGTGTCAGCTGCCCCCCCGTGTCAATCCccggtgccaactgccccccatgtcaatccccggtgccaactgcccttccgtgtcaatccctggtgccaactgGCCCCCTCTTGTCAATGTCCAGTGCCAACTGCCTTTCCTTgtaaatccctggtgccaacaCCCCCCCGTGTCAATCCCTGAtgcccactgccccccccagtcCCCGGTGCCAGCTGCCCCCCCTTTCAATCCCCGGTGCCAAAGCCCCCCTCGTGTCAATGTCCTGTGCCAACTGCCCTTCCGTGTGAATTCCTGGTTCCAACACCCCCCCCGTGTcaatccctggtgccaactgccccccccGTCAATCCCCGGTGTCAGCTGCCCCCCCGTGTcaatccctggtgccaactgccccccGTCAATCCCCAGTGCCAGCTGCCCCCCCATCAATCCACGATGCCAACGCCCCCCTCGTGTCAATGTCTAGTGCCAACTGCCCTTCCGTGTCAATCCCTGGTGCCAACACCCCCTGTGTcaatccctggtgccaactgccccccGTCAATCCCCTTTTTCAGCTGCCCCCCATCAATCCCCGATGCCAACGCCCCCCTCGTGTCAATGTCCAGTGCCAACTGCCCTTCCGTgtaaatccctggtgccaacaCCCCCCCCTTTCAGTCCCCGGTGCCAGCTGCCCCCCCTGTCAATCCCCAGTGCCAACGCCCCCCTCGTATCAATGTCTAGTGCCAACTGCCCTTCCGTGTCAATCCCTGGTGCCAACACCCCCTGTGTcaatccctggtgccaactgccccccGTCAATCCCCTTTGTCAGCTGCCCCCCCTTGTCAATCCCCGGTGCCAACGCCTCCCTCGTGTCTATGTCCAGTGCCAACTGCCCCCCGTGTAAATCCCTGGTGCGAACACCCCCCGAGTGTCAGTCCCCATTTCGAGCTGCCCCCCCGTGTCAATCCCTGGTGTCAGCTGCCCCCCCTTGTGAATTCCCGGTGCCAACACCCCCCCTTGTCAATTTccggtgccaactgcccccccgTCAATCCCCGGTGCCAACGCCCCCCTCGTGTCAATGTCCAGTGCCAACTGCCCTTCCGTgtaaatccctggtgccaacaCCCCCCCATGTCAATCCCCGGTGCCAGCTGCCCTTCCGTGTAAATCCCTGGTGCCAGCTGCCCCCCCGTGTCAATCCCCGCTGCCAACAGCCACCCCCCCGTAAGTGCTGATACTTGGTGCCAACACCCCTCGCCTACGAATGTCTCCGGCTGTGACCTTCCACCATGGGGcctcttccttttcctggttATGAGCCTCTGAGCCCTGACAGCTGCCCCCCATCGGGCCCTGAGATAACTTTGGGGCCTTTTCTGCACCGCTCGCCGCTGTCTCCCCAGCCTTTGCAGAGAGGGTTATGTTCATGCGCATGAAAAAGTATTTAAAAGTTATATCTGGAATAAAAAGTAGGTTGACTCACTGCATAGCTATTTAAACCACTGACACTAATTAATAAAGGTTAATGACATTTACAACATATTAATAAGATATAACCATGGCGAGAAACCACATTGATCCCTAATCCTGATAGTAAAGAGGAGTGAAGGTTAGTGAGTAATATTTACCCCACAGTAATCATTAATAATGGATATAAAAGAGATTGATCACTGAGACTGATGatagaaattaaaatatattaatgcatccgatgaagtgagctgtagctcccgaaagcttatgctctaataaatttgttagtctctaaggtgccacaagtactcgttttcttttagcgaatacagactaacacggctgctactctgaaacatattaacCACTCATGCTGATAataattaatcaagattaatgaCTAAATGTACAACAAATTTATATATATTAGCCTCTAATATTATTGCTAATTACTATTGGCTAATGGGAAAATACACGTGATTAATATATATTAACcactaatatttttatattttatattgaatGAGTAAATCTACACTAGATTAATATATATTAACACCTAATATTGTTGATTATTAATATTGACTCAAGACCAAATCTACACTAGATTAATCCATATTAAAAACTGATATTGCTGATCATTAATAATTGCTAATAGAAGCTATGTATTAACCAGTAATATTGTTGATAATAACAGGTAAGAAATATTAATGAGTAATGTTCACAAGAAATGAAGTAATACATCACAATAATGAGACTCGTAATTAGTAGATGTGACAaaatgggaatgttcttaatgttttctcggAATACGGtgtaggtgcctcagtttccccagttctGAAGTATCTCGGTGGTGGGATGAGCTGTGTGATTCCTGCAGAGCCTTAGCGGGCCAGCGTGCTGCTgcctgcacagagaatggccgacaccccgTCTCCTGGCCACTATGGCCTGGGGTCCCCCCCCGGCAAGGTACCAactgaaggggttggagaacacagagatcaggtggcctcctggcccaggaaagagacaaaggccagagaaggggctggagaaatggagtctggagctggctggggaaatggaggggggCCCAGACGGGGTTCTGGCCTCCTTggccccaagatggacctgactttGGGCTCCTGTTTCCTGtatctacaagctctgttttggacccGTGTTCCTGTcggctaataaaccttctgttttactgactggctgagagtcccgtctgactgcggagttggggggcagggccctctggcccccccaggaccccgtctgggcggactggctgtgggaagcgcgcggaggggcaggggaggctggatgctccgaggtcagacccaggcagggggaagccgggtgagcctcttgccctggagacaggctGCGCCcggagaggaggctcccccagagtcctgcctggcttcggaTGGAGTAAacccagagcatcgcccgggcaCCCGTGACAGTATATAAACAAGACAGTTTCTGGCAGCTAAGTcaataaaactttatttaaaaacacagacaCGGTTCATAAAGTTTCTTGCAGTTAGGGATAAAGTGCAAAGGGACCTGAGCTTAAGATCCTAGCTATGGCTgcaaggggcggggggcagacGCAACCTTGCCAGAGGTCAGGAGGGCCTTTGGCATGTAAAAGTTTCTACCAACTGGAGAAGAAGCTTCCTTCTTCCATGGAGAGAGGGACGTAAAACTAGGACGTCCTGCCTATACAACATTCACCACAGGTCATTTTGGCACAACCAGATTGTGCATTGTGCATTCGGCACTACCAAGACAGGATGTCCCGCCTCTGTACAATAGGAAGTCCTACCGCTACATATTCAAAATGCCAGGAGCTCCCTCCCAAACAATGTGCAAAACAGGATGTCCCACCCCCCTACCCACTAGTCAAACCAGAAAGACCCACCATTGCACAAGCCAAATCCCTGGTGGTCCCTCCCAGCTCTACACAAGAGGCAAGACAGGAAGTCCCATCTCTTACACAATGCACATGACAGGAAGGCCAGCCTCCAACAGTTTCCAGTCCTCCAGGAATTGCTTCCCTGAGAATGCACCAAGTCAGGAAGTGTGTTCGAGTGTGGTCTCCAACCCCAGGAAGTCCCTCCCCTGGACAGTGAGCAAAAGGGGAAGTCCCACCTCAACAAAACAGGTGAGACTCGATAACCTGCCCCATCATGTACCACAAGCCAGGAAATCCCTCCCCATATAACAGACAAAATAGGAAGCCTGTTGGGGGTCATGACTTCTAAGTCCAGAAAGTACCTGTCCCACATGGAACAAGACAGAAAGTCCCACCCCTGGCCCCCTAAGTCAAGGCAGTGGCAGGGTCTGGAGCCTCTTGGGTCCCCTCACATTGGGCTGAAGAGACAGGAGGACTCCAGGGAGAGGAGGCAGACGGACGCCATCTCCACCTCGGGCATGTCCAGCAGCTTCCGGGCAAAGGTTTGCTCCATCTgtagggggcagggagagcgTCAGGCCATGGGGGCCCCCCCaccatcccacaatgcacctCAGCTCCCCCTGCGCCCTCCCACAATAAACCACTGCTCTCACACAtcatcccacaatgcaccactgcCACCCCCTACCCTCACCATCCCATAATTCACCACCCTCATCCCACAACGGACTTTGCCCCCTCACTGCCACCCCACAATGCACCACTGCCCCCCCTGGCTGCCCACCTGGATGATGATGAGCTTGTCCGCGGGGCCGTCCTGCTGCCCTAGCTCCTCGCCCAGGCATAGGGTGatgtggggctctggctgggcgccCAGGCCCTGCCGGTACAGCTGCAGCGCTGTAGGGAGAGcgccggggggggcagggttaGCGTGGGCCTGGCTCTGGGCGAGGCAGAGGGGGGACTCAGAGGCACCACAGAGGAGATTTGGGGACACTGATGGCTATTGGGGGTCACAGCAAGGGAAGGGGGGCACTCTGGGGGTTCGGGGAGCACAAGGGTGCGATTCAGAGGTCACAGCAGGGGGATGTGGGGGTCGCTGTGGAGCTGCAGTGCGCGGACTAGGGGTCACTATAAGGGGATGGGGAATTGGGGGTCCCAGTGGGGGAGATTCAGGGGTCAGACAAGAGGTGGATCAGGACTCAGGGGGTCATAGCAAGGGGGGGTTGGGGGTCATTATGGGGGGATGTAGGGTCAGAGTGGGCCATGGGGGTCTTTCctttgttatgttgtatgtgagtcttactgttgagGCAATGTGAGTTTCACCGTTTTGCATTAAtactatgtgtgcctcagtttccctgtgtgatGCACCAATACCTCGGTGGTGGGAACAggggtgtgtgactttggctgagacctcTGGGGGAGGTGAGGCTGTTCCATCTGTCTGCTATGACCGGTGCCCTTCggaacctgagacccaggagagggatgcaaccaggtgacaACCAGATGCAACTCTTGGCCCGGGCAGGGAgacaaagggaaggaggagaagcaaCGGGGGTGTCTGAGTCGGGTCGCTGGAAGCTGGCAGTCTGCTtggggggactggaagagggggagtccaggccgcctggcccaggactccccaagatggacttggctgaaagtcactgatttctgtgctaacaaggtCTGTTCTATATGTGTTTTgtcaactaataaaccttctgttttactggctggctgagagtcacgtctgactgcggagttggggggcaggaccccctggcttccccaggagcccacctgtgtggactcgctgtgggaaatGCACAGTGGGACAGGGGaggctgaatgctctgaggtcagccccaggaaggtggaagccggctGAGCCTCTGGCCCTGGAGACAGGCTGCTCcaagagaggaggctcccccagagtcctgcctggctttgtagggagcagttccagagcatcgccccaGTGactgtgacaactggtggcagcggtgggatAAACTGCACCCCGTGGACAGAGCATCCAGTAAGTGACGGGagcagtaacacagaaggtttttTAGTCGACAGGAACACGCATAGAACAGACCtcgttagcacagaaatcagtgactttcagccaagtccatcttggggagtcctgggccaggtggcctggactccccctcttccagtccccccaAGCAGACTGCCAGCTTCTAGTGACCTGACTCAGACACCCctgttgctcctcctccttctctttgtctcTGGATCTGAGCGGGGATATGGGGGTCGGGAGGGTGGGAATTCAGGGTCcaagtggggggatgggggtccAAGTGGGGAAATTTGGGGTCGGAGCGGGGATATGGGAGTCAAGGGTCCAAGTGGGATAATTCGGGGTTTGAGCAGGGATATGGGGGTTGGAGTGTCTGAGTTGGGCATACTGGGGGTCCAAGCAGGGAAATTCGGGGTCTGAGCGGGGATATGGAGATTGGGGATCCGAGTGGGAAAATTTGGGGTCTGAGCAGGGATATGGGGGTTGGGAGATCTGAGCGGGCAATACTGGGGATCCAAGCTGGGAAATTCGGCGTCCCAGTGGGGATATGGAGTTCAGGGCTCCGAGCAGGGGACACAGCGGGTTCGGGGCCAGCCCACTCACCTTGGCGGAAGGCTGCCCCACTGAAGACCTGCATGACGTCATCTCTCTCCAGTTTGCTGGGAGCGGCAGGGGGCACCCCAGAGCCCCTCCAGTACACCCGGCCCCGGCAGCGGCGCCAGACGAAGAGCCCCTGGGGGGAACTGGCCACCATCACCCCCTTGGCCAgtgcccccagcagctcctccgtGGCCTGGCGCTTGTGGGGGTCCTGCACCCCCTCGGCTGGGGGCAGCAGCACCCGCTGCATAAAGCTGGGGGCATGGGATGTGGGCGCGGGCGTGGGGGTCACCAGGAAATCGCCCTGGGGCAGCCGCTGCTGCCACACCAGCTCCCCGCTGTACCACAGGGACAGCAGCACCGAGTagtctgggggagagagagagagagagagggagagagatagcGGTTATGGGGGGcatggggcagaggaagggggtTATGGGATGAGTGGCACAAGGGGCATGGGAagtgtggggcagaggagggaattatgaagtggatggggcagagggcatGTGGGTTTGGGGCAGAAGAAGGGGGTTATGGGAGATATAGGGCAGAGAGACTATGGGGGCTGTGGGATGGTGGAAGGAGGACGGGGAGGTGTGGGTGGGGAAGAAGGGTTGTGGGGGAGGTCTGGGGTATGAGGTGGGGGACAGGGTTATggggtggcagggtggggggctgtggggtatgtggggcagggaggagttgaGGAGGACTGGTTGTGGGGGAGGTATGGAGTATGAGTTGGGGGATGGGGTTCTGGGGTGGCAGGGTGGTTGTGGGCTGTGGGGTGTGTGGGATGGGGGGGTCTGGTCTTACCCTCCATGGGCGGCAGGAGGGCCCCCGAGTCCAGTGTGACGTTAATTACGATCTCATTCAGATCTGGGGCTGTGGGAGAAACAGGGCTTGAGTCCCGGACAGAcgccccctgccctgaaccccgaCTCCCCACtcacctcctctcccacccccaacaccccCACTGACCCCCCGCCCTGAACCCCAATTCCCCGCTCACCCCGTCCCTCCCCGAACACTCCCACTGAtctcccctgccctgaaccccgaCTCCCGGCtcacccccatctctcccccaacacccccactgacccccccagccctgaatcCTGACTCCCCGCTCACCCACCGTCCCTCCCCCAACACCCCCACTGATCCCCCCTGCCCTGACTGCAACACGCCGGACTGTCCACCCTGACCCCCAACCCTCCACTGACCCTCCGCCCTGCCCCCAAGTGCCCACTaacccccccactctgcccccaaccctggactgaccccctgccctgacccccgcAGCTCTTACATGGGACCCCGGCGTCAGGGCTGCGCTCGCTGGTGTCGATGCCGGAATCATCTGAACTGTGCGAGGCACCGGCCACGGGCTCTGACCCCGACATCACctcctgggggggcagagaaagagATGGGGGCAGCCTCCTGGAGACACGTCCCACTCCCCTCCAGTCCCCCGAGACACCTCCcggcccccccaacccccacactcACCATGCTGACCATATCCAGGGTGAGGGGGGCCTGGGCAGCCCCCCCAGTGCTCCCCACCTCGTCCCCCTCCGAGGAGGAGTCGGGGTGCTCCTTCTTCACCTGCTGGGGGACCCTCTGGGCTGGCAGCTTAGCTGAGGAGGGACAAGAGGGGGCTTTAAACAGGGAAAACAGGGATGCCGGGGCCCCTGGAGAGCTgtgccaggggctggggtgcCCGGGAGGACTGTAACACCGTGCGGGGGCCGCCCAGATGCCGGGATCCCGTGCCCGGGAGGGCTGTGACACCGTGCGGGGGCTGCCCGGACGCCGGGGTCCTGTGCCCGGGGCTGGAGTGCCCGGGAGGGCTGTGACACCAAGCGGGGGCCGCCCTGAGGCCGGGGGTCCCGTGCCTGGGGCCGGGGTGCCCGGAGGGCTGTGACACCGTGGGGGGCCGCCCAGACGCCGGGGTCCCTGCTCACCGGGGCGCTGCTCAGCGGGCGGCACCAGGCGATACACCTTATAGGGCTCGGCGAGGTCGAGCTGGGAGCGCGCCGGCACCTCCTCGAACTCGGGGCTCTTGTTGAGGGCGCAGCGCAGCCGGGTCTTCCAGCCCGCCGGGTCCAGCCGCTCGCCCGGCCGGTACTTGCCCTTGTACTCTGCCCAGGcctggggaggagcggggggttAGTGTGGGCCTGGCCCCCCTTGGCGTGTGCCACTCCCACGTGTCCTTAGCATGTCCCATCCCACATGTCCCCATCCTGTGTCTTTAGCATGATCCCATCTGTGGCCTTAGCGGGCACATCCGATCTCCTTAGTCGCATGTACTTTGCATGTGGTTAGCATGTGCGTCAGGTGGCCTTGCTGTGTTTTAGCATAACCTTAGTTGGTATTTGCTATGTCTTTAGCATGTGCATTGCGTGTTGCTAGTGTATCCTGGGGGGGGTGTGTCATGTTGCTAGGATAGCTTTAGCGTGTGCTTGGCATGTTGCTAGCGGCTGCTCAGCGTGTCCGTAGCGTGTCCGTGGTGTGTACCTTGAAGAAGGCCGCGTCCTCGTCGTGGCGGAAGTCCTGCTTGCCGGCGTGTTTCCAGGGGATGCGGAACATGGTCTTGGCGGGGGGGTCGTCCCAGACCAGCCCCGGGAACCGCCCGCTCTCCACCTGCTCCACGGTCCACTGGCGCAGCTTCCGCGTGGAGCGGGCCCGGCCCGACGCcatcctgggggtggggaggggggctgagtaACCCCCATACCCGCCACGGAGCCTCCCCACCATCAGGGCTGGGCCGGGTCACTGGATGGGTCACCCACCCCCCAGACCAGGCTGTGGTGCCCTCCCATGGGTCAGGGACCCCAACACCCCCAGGGATCAGTCCTCTGCCTGAGTCACCCCCCCAGGTTAATTCCTCCTACATCCCCCATCAGCCCCCCAACTTTAAGCCCCACTGGGGGCTTGTTCCCCCCCGGGGGCTTCCCCTCCCCTGATGAACCCCTCTACTTTCATCTCCCATGGACAACCCCAAAACTCCCAAGACCTTCTCCCAGTTTTCAGGGGACCCCAATTTCTGCTCACTCCTACCCCAGAGCGTGCATCACCTCGCACCCCAGGCGACACAGCCCAGGGCACCTGACCCCTTTTGCTCCCCGGGCCCCAGTCTCACCCAATTCAGTTTTCAATTCACCCCAGTTCACCCCCGTTCTGCCCCCGATTCCCCCCCACGCCTGTCGCCGGGGAGTCTCCGGGTCTGACCGGCCCCGCACTCACCTCCCGAGCCCTGCGCGGCGCCGTCTGTCCCGGGGCCGCTCGGTCCGTCCGCCCCGCCCCGtcaccccccgccccgccccgccccgccgcgtTTCTCCGCCGCCTCGCTCCTTTTCCCAGAAATCACGTGGCCCGGAAAGGCTCAGCAGCCGCCAGGGGGCGCCCGGGCACACGggggggggtgctctgggctgcgcatgggggggctgcggggcgggagtcaggggcaccggcgggggggtcccagggctgggttgggcTTGCAAATGGGTCGGGGTCAGAATTGGGGGCCGATCTAGTTTTGGGGTGCTGCTGGTGAAACTTGGACGATAGACAATGTTTGGGGGACCATTCGCTGGCACTGGGGGCAGGACTGGTTCCAGGAGGCTGAGTCACGGTTGGGGGTAGGGTTAGTTTTGGGGGGGCTATTGGTCAGGATTGGACAGTTTTGGGGGGCTGTGAGTCAGGGCATTTGTGGGGATACCTGTTGCTACATGAAGAAGCTGAGATTCATGCTTTGATCAGGCTGTTTTATTGGGTCTTCCAATGTTCTATCCCCTGAACC containing:
- the IRF9 gene encoding interferon regulatory factor 9 is translated as MASGRARSTRKLRQWTVEQVESGRFPGLVWDDPPAKTMFRIPWKHAGKQDFRHDEDAAFFKAWAEYKGKYRPGERLDPAGWKTRLRCALNKSPEFEEVPARSQLDLAEPYKVYRLVPPAEQRPAKLPAQRVPQQVKKEHPDSSSEGDEVGSTGGAAQAPLTLDMVSMEVMSGSEPVAGASHSSDDSGIDTSERSPDAGVPSPDLNEIVINVTLDSGALLPPMEDYSVLLSLWYSGELVWQQRLPQGDFLVTPTPAPTSHAPSFMQRVLLPPAEGVQDPHKRQATEELLGALAKGVMVASSPQGLFVWRRCRGRVYWRGSGVPPAAPSKLERDDVMQVFSGAAFRQALQLYRQGLGAQPEPHITLCLGEELGQQDGPADKLIIIQMEQTFARKLLDMPEVEMASVCLLSLESSCLFSPM